In Musa acuminata AAA Group cultivar baxijiao chromosome BXJ2-3, Cavendish_Baxijiao_AAA, whole genome shotgun sequence, the following proteins share a genomic window:
- the LOC135607370 gene encoding chaperone protein dnaJ 8, chloroplastic-like: MAMSLVMMGSMGGASSSSSGRCAGRGEVLKGMRKGGRGGGNVRCAAAAAAAGSMADHYRMLRIHPGASEKEVKKAFRKLALQYHPDVCKGSNCGVQFHRINEAYDIVMSSLRRAEEEQQQWQPQGWSKDVDRNPMSGMYDPSWDLWEEWMGWEGAGTRDYSSHINPYI; the protein is encoded by the exons ATGGCGATGTCGTTGGTGATGATGGGGTCGATGGGCGGTGCGTCTTCGTCTTCGAGCGGGAGGTGTGCGGGGCGAGGTGAGGTGTTGAAGGGGATGAGGAAGGGGGGGAGGGGCGGAGGCAATGTGAGATGCGCGGCCGCGGCCGCCGCCGCAGGAAGCATGGCGGATCACTATCGGATGCTTCGGATTCATCCGGGAGCGTCGGAGAAGGAAGTCAAGAAGGCGTTTAGGAAGCTCGCTCTTCAG TATCATCCAGATGTTTGCAAAGGCAGCAATTGCGGTGTCCAGTTCCATCGTATCAATGAAGCCTATGAT ATTGTTATGAGCAGTTTGAGACGAGCTGAGGAGGAGCAACAGCAGTGGCAGCCACAAGGATGGAGCAAGGATGTCGATCGCAATCCGATGAGTGGGATGTATGACCCGAGCTGGGATTTGTGGGAGGAATGGATGGGTTGGGAGGGAGCTGGCACCAGAGATTACTCATCCCACATCAACCCCTACATCTAA
- the LOC135607368 gene encoding uncharacterized protein LOC135607368 isoform X2 produces MKKGKRSVMGSSPASTYYPVTEEARARFRHQSLLQDYEDLLKETEAKRKKLQKANEKKLKLLAEVKFLRRKYRCLSSNPSGKTPCRLNKKPQSSPSSLLLTGRPSIPSFQLPAKDQSFTARDATTPSTAAVIDLNQVSLPIGEEMDEYQISLEPAKADRLRKSPMEGDAMANDLKLSICRDVGHGSNQVVKRKITWQDQVALRV; encoded by the exons ATGAAGAAGGGAAAGAGATCGGTCATGGGGTCTTCTCCGGCTTCCACTTATTATCCGGTCACCGAGGAGGCCAGGGCGCGGTTCAGGCACCAGAGTCTCTTGCAGGATTATGAGGATCTGCTAAAG GAAACTGAAGCAAAGAGGAAGAAATTGCAGAAGGCAAATGAGAAGAAACTTAAGCTTCTGGCTGAAGTGAA ATTCTTGCGAAGAAAATATAGGTGCCTGTCGAGTAATCCATCAGGAAAGACTCCATGTAGGCTGAACAAGAAGCCACAAAGCTCGCCATCATCATTGCTGTTAACTGGTCGGCCTTCAATTCCATCCTTTCAACTCCCTGCCAAAGACCAGAGCTTCACAGCAAGAGATGCTACTACTCCAAGCACTGCAGCAGTAATAGACTTGAACCAGGTCTCCTTGCCG ATTGGCGAAGAAATGGATGAGTACCAGATCAGCTTGGAGCCTGCAAAAGCCGATAGGTTGAGGAAGAGTCCAATGGAAGGTGATGCCATGGCTAATGATCTGAAGCTCTCGATCTGCCGGGATGTTGGTCATGGATCAAACCAGGTGGTTAAGAGAAAGATCACATGGCAAGATCAGGTGGCTTTGAGAGTGTAG
- the LOC135607368 gene encoding uncharacterized protein LOC135607368 isoform X1, giving the protein MKKGKRSVMGSSPASTYYPVTEEARARFRHQSLLQDYEDLLKETEAKRKKLQKANEKKLKLLAEVKFLRRKYRCLSSNPSGKTPCRLNKKPQSSPSSLLLTGRPSIPSFQLPAKDQSFTARDATTPSTAAVIDLNQVSLPVTNAIGEEMDEYQISLEPAKADRLRKSPMEGDAMANDLKLSICRDVGHGSNQVVKRKITWQDQVALRV; this is encoded by the exons ATGAAGAAGGGAAAGAGATCGGTCATGGGGTCTTCTCCGGCTTCCACTTATTATCCGGTCACCGAGGAGGCCAGGGCGCGGTTCAGGCACCAGAGTCTCTTGCAGGATTATGAGGATCTGCTAAAG GAAACTGAAGCAAAGAGGAAGAAATTGCAGAAGGCAAATGAGAAGAAACTTAAGCTTCTGGCTGAAGTGAA ATTCTTGCGAAGAAAATATAGGTGCCTGTCGAGTAATCCATCAGGAAAGACTCCATGTAGGCTGAACAAGAAGCCACAAAGCTCGCCATCATCATTGCTGTTAACTGGTCGGCCTTCAATTCCATCCTTTCAACTCCCTGCCAAAGACCAGAGCTTCACAGCAAGAGATGCTACTACTCCAAGCACTGCAGCAGTAATAGACTTGAACCAGGTCTCCTTGCCGGTAACTAATGCG ATTGGCGAAGAAATGGATGAGTACCAGATCAGCTTGGAGCCTGCAAAAGCCGATAGGTTGAGGAAGAGTCCAATGGAAGGTGATGCCATGGCTAATGATCTGAAGCTCTCGATCTGCCGGGATGTTGGTCATGGATCAAACCAGGTGGTTAAGAGAAAGATCACATGGCAAGATCAGGTGGCTTTGAGAGTGTAG